From Archaeoglobus sulfaticallidus PM70-1:
AACTTACCCTCCACTGCTATAAAACCTCTTTCGAATCTGTAGGCGTTTCTGAAGGGATACAGCCTTGTTTTCTTTGCTCCCATTTTTGTTAACAACTTCTCATCGACCACCAATTTTTTATCAAATCTGAGCGTGAAGGACAAGTCATCTCCAACTGAGATAACCTCTTCACAGACCTTTTTAAGCTCACTTTGTAGGATCCAGGGCTTCCAATCCCTTTCGTTTGCTATTCTGTGGAGTTTGAGGATTTTCTGGATGTATTTTTCTTCGATCATGCTGGATTCTGGTTCTAAGCTGTGGAGATAACTGTTTCGATATGTGGTGGGTTTTTCGATGCCAGAGAGATAAAAACCTGTTTTTCACCAAAAATTAATAAAAAATAAATTAAAGAAGCGGTTGAATAGTTACAACGGATTGCAAGAGAATGACTGGAGGAAAAATTATGGAAGAACTGGTTGTGATAGCAGTCCTGTTTATTATCGTAATTCTACTTTACACAATCTACAGAAACCTTAAACTCGAGAGATCGATGAACAACCGATTTGAAGAACTCATCAACAGCATCCCGCAAATAGTGGAGAGCAATCTCACAAAGACTCTGACACAGTCGTCGAGCATTCTCGAAAACGTGTTCTCATCAGCCATGATCAGAAATGCAGAGGTAATAAAGGGTGCATTTGCGACCTCGCTGAAAGAACTCGGAATTCAGGAGGACATAGCGAGAATCAGAGAAGCTTCATCAGACCTCAAATCAGTAACGACCGACCTAAAAAATATATTCGATGTTAAGCTGAGAAGGGCTAAATTCGGAGAGTTTCAGCTTGAAATGATTCTGAAAGAGCTGTTTCCATCTCATCGGTTGAGATTTCAGTATAGCATCCCTGATGCGGGAACTCCTGATGCCTGCATAATGGTGGAAAAGGGGAAGTGGCTCTGCATAGACTCAAAGTTTCCTCTCGAAAATTTCAGGAGATATCTTGAAGCTGAGAATGCTGAGAAGGATAGATACTGGAAGGAGTTTATAAAAGATGTGAGCAGGCATATAGTCAGCATTAGGGAAAAGTATGTAGGGAAAGATGCAACCGAGAGCTTCGCATTCATGTTTGTTCCGTCTGATGCGATCTACTACCATCTCGCAACCGATGCACAGGGTGTTCTAGTTGAAGCCTCCAAAAATGGAGTTATTCTCACCTCTCCATCAACGATGCCTGCCTATTTGAGCCTCATATCTGCAAAAATAAGGGCGGAGGAGATAAGCGAGAGGGCAGAAAAAATTCAGGAAAAGATAGATGGATTGAGCCTGAAACTCAGAGACCTTGAGAGAAATCTTGATACCACAACGAAGCACATAAACAACGCTTACAGATCGATGCAAAAGCTCAACAACTCCTATCAGGATCTCAGGAATTATTTCGAGAGGATATCCGACATCGATGGGCCAGAGTAAACTCCATGGTCTTCACCCTTTATAGAGTAAGGATTTATAGTATGTTATCCATGTTTAACCAAGTGATATGATGTGGACATTTTCTGCAAAGAAACTGAACCAGCTTCACATTGAAGCTGAAGACTTGTGGAGAGTTCCGGCTAAGGATGGCTGGCAAAAGTCTCCTGTAAGTCCGATGGATATTTTAAAGCTCTTTAAGGGCATATGGATTAAAGAAGGATACACTCTGAGAGCTTACATTTTCAGACAAGGTTTGAACGGGAATGGTGTTGTGTGGGCGTTACCGGAATCGGAGTTTCCGGATGTTGATGAGTGTGAATGGCTCGACACTCTCAAAACTCCAAAGCCTAAAAACACCCTTCCAGTTATGGAGGTTCTAGAAGGCGATTGCTCTCCTGAATCCTATATTTCTTCATCTCTGTTTGTCAGAGAGATGCGCGAGTTTGGAGCATTATGGCATGGGCTTTCATGGGGATTGCATGAGATAGTCGATGAGAACAGCATTGATGTCGATGACTACGAATGGCTTGTGGATGTTGAGGATCTGAAACCGAAAGTGATTTTTGGTGAAACTGTAAAGGTGGAGTTCTTCACCCTCGTTGGAGTTGTAAGATGGAGGATATTCAGGCACTTGGATCTATATTCAGGCTACAGGTTCAAAACAGAAACTGAGATTGTTGCTGTAGGAGGAGAGGGATTTATTCCTTGAGGAGTTATCATCGGATACAAAGGGGTGTTGCAGGGCATATGCATTTTATTTCCGGATCATGGGGGAGTTTTTGAAGTTTGGGGATACCATGAAAGAGGATAAGATAATTCCAAATCTCAGGATCAAGAAATAAGTACCTGGAACATATCATTCTACATTGACCAAGGTTCAAGAGGTATGGCGCTAGAGGTTGAGGCTGTGGGTCGCCAGTCATGCTACTCCGCTGCCTGAGTTTTCGCAAGCTCCTTCTCTTTCAGGTGCCCGGCAATGTAGAAAAAAAGTCTGTCGGGTTTCTGTAGAGTCTTTTTCAGTTAGTTCTTTAATCTCATCGAACATTTTCGGTGGGACTCTTACCAAAACAGGCTTAAAGATTTTCGATTAAGTAACTTTAGATTAGTAATATGATACATAATTAGATAACTAATGGATATTTTATCTAAGTCTAGCTCATAATTCTAAGCAAATGCCGAGGAAAAAAGAGGGTTTGTTTGATTATCTGGATGAAGCAAATGTTTGGATTTTGAAGAATTTAAAAAACAAAAAACTAATTTATACTGAATTAATGAAGAACTCCCTAGTCTCTTCTGGAGCCTTTAGTACGAGAATTAACCAGTTAATCAATTTACGCTTGGTAAAAGTGGAATATGATCAGGAGAAGAGGCGTCCCTTTTATTCCTTAACAGACACTGGTAAACGCATTTTAGAACTGCTTGAGG
This genomic window contains:
- a CDS encoding winged helix-turn-helix domain-containing protein, which gives rise to MPRKKEGLFDYLDEANVWILKNLKNKKLIYTELMKNSLVSSGAFSTRINQLINLRLVKVEYDQEKRRPFYSLTDTGKRILELLEEIERVHRKVGLGEYRELKEMEKDLKDIM
- the rmuC gene encoding DNA recombination protein RmuC, which codes for MEELVVIAVLFIIVILLYTIYRNLKLERSMNNRFEELINSIPQIVESNLTKTLTQSSSILENVFSSAMIRNAEVIKGAFATSLKELGIQEDIARIREASSDLKSVTTDLKNIFDVKLRRAKFGEFQLEMILKELFPSHRLRFQYSIPDAGTPDACIMVEKGKWLCIDSKFPLENFRRYLEAENAEKDRYWKEFIKDVSRHIVSIREKYVGKDATESFAFMFVPSDAIYYHLATDAQGVLVEASKNGVILTSPSTMPAYLSLISAKIRAEEISERAEKIQEKIDGLSLKLRDLERNLDTTTKHINNAYRSMQKLNNSYQDLRNYFERISDIDGPE